A stretch of the Solanum dulcamara chromosome 6, daSolDulc1.2, whole genome shotgun sequence genome encodes the following:
- the LOC129893183 gene encoding dol-P-Man:Man(6)GlcNAc(2)-PP-Dol alpha-1,2-mannosyltransferase encodes MATRQRRALPLDPPETASSPAYSKVDKPERSDGENEGVDRGLGWLLPLICLGMLRHMSATSNIIHDCDEVFNYWEPLHYLLYESGFQTWEYSSHFALRSYLYILLHKLVGWPAAWWFGEEKVRVFYAVRIFLAGLSVISDAALVVALSRKYGKRLASYALAMLCLGSGCFFASTSFLPSSFSMYAMSLSSALFLFNKPAMAVSVAAAGVILGWPFSILAFLPLTIYSLIKSFKPVFLTGVVTSIVLMVLSVLVDYDYYKKWTSSVINLLVYNVLGGGESHLYGTEGASFYLRNGFNNFNFCFVFALLFLAILPIAKKKYAPELLVVVSPVYLWIAFMSLQPHKEERFLYPIYPLICVAASAVIESFPDLFRDKYNPNGTSTLVMIAKIVRPLALGLILCASHARTFSLINGYSAPIEIYKHLDYHDDAGTGSVLCVGSEWHRFPSSFFIPDYVGQVRWLDDGFTGLLPIPFNSSLGGTSAAPSYFNNKNKASERQYLRDPEQCTFLIELQLQRPYPTRGSDLSTWEIVAALPYLDRELSPPMYRSFYIPNQWQQKNVFGQYRLLRRIHK; translated from the exons ATGGCGACGAGACAGAGACGAGCCTTGCCGTTGGATCCTCCGGAGACGGCGTCATCTCCGGCGTATTCAAAGGTAGATAAGCCAGAGAGATCGGACGGTGAAAATGAAGGCGTCGATAGAGGACTAGGTTGGCTTCTGCCGTTGATTTGCCTAGGGATGTTGAGGCACATGAGCGCTACGTCAAATATTATTCACGATTGTGACGAGGTGTTCAATTACTGGGAGCCTCTTCACTACTTGCTTTACGAGTCTGGCTTCCAAACTTGGGAATACAG TTCGCACTTTGCCTTGCGGTCGTATCTGTATATCCTGCTTCACAAACTGGTGGGTTGGCCTGCTGCTTGGTGGTTTGGAGAGGAAAAg GTGAGAGTATTTTATGCTGTGAGAATTTTTCTTGCAGGGCTGTCTGTCATCAGTGATGCTGCTCTAGTTGTAGCCCTTTCCCGGAAATATGGAAAGCGCCTTGCATCATATGCACTCGCAATGCTATGCTTAGGAAGTGGTTGTTTCTTTGCTAGCACGA GTTTCCTTCCGAGTTCATTTTCAATGTATGCAATGTCTCTTTCTTCAGCACTATTTCTATTTAATAAGCCTGCCATGGCAGTTTCTGTTGCTGCCGCTGGAGTGATTCTGGGCTGGCCATTTTCGATCCTTGCTTTTCTTCCACTGACAATTTACTCACTGATTAAGAGCTTCAAACCTGTGTTTCTTACAGGTGTTGTCACTTCTATCGTCCTTATG GTACTCTCAGTTCTTGTTGACTACGACTACTATAAGAAGTGGACATCCTCTGTTATCAACTTGCTGGTGTACAATGTTTTAGGAGGTGGTGAAAGTCATCTCTATGGTACTGAAGGGGCATCGTTTTATTTGAGGAATGGCTTTAACAATTTCAACTTCTGCTTTGTGTTTGCTCTGCTGTTCTTAGCAATACTACCCATTGCTAAGAAGAAGTATGCTCCTGAGTTGCTCGTTGTTGTTTCACCTGTCTATCTCTGGATTGCCTTTATGTCCTTACAGCCACACAAAGAAGAAAG ATTTCTGTACCCAATATATCCACTTATCTGTGTTGCTGCTTCTGCTGTGATTGAGAGCTTTCCTGACCTGTTCAGGGATAAGTATAATCCCAATGGTACATCCACTCTAGTTATG ATAGCGAAAATTGTCAGACCTCTAGCTCTTGGTTTGATTCTATGTGCCTCCCACGCTCGGACATTTTCACTTATTAATGGTTATTCAGCTCCTATTGAGATTTACAAGCATTTGGACTACCATGATGACGCTGGAACAG GTTCTGTCCTTTGCGTTGGTAGTGAGTGGCACCGGTTCCCTTCTTCCTTCTTCATTCCTGATTATGTGGGCCAAGTTCGATGGTTGGATGATGGATTCACGGGCCTTCTCCCAATTCCGTTCAATTCTAGCTTGGGTGGTACCTCAGCAGCACCATCTTACTTCAATAATAAGAACAAGGCATCAGAGAGGCAATAT CTTAGGGATCCTGAGCAATGCACTTTCCTGATAGAGCTGCAACTTCAACGTCCTTATCCTACTCGAGGAAGTGACTTGTCTACATGGGAG ATTGTTGCAGCACTTCCATATCTAGACAGGGAACTATCTCCTCCAATGTATCGGTCATTCTATATTCCAAATCAATGGCAGCAGAAGAATGTCTTTGGCCAGTACAGATTACTTAGGAGAATACATAAGTGA